One window of the Podospora pseudocomata strain CBS 415.72m chromosome 7, whole genome shotgun sequence genome contains the following:
- a CDS encoding hypothetical protein (EggNog:ENOG503P2J6; COG:S) codes for MRITAEITASWPPSNHVDPETRGPSNIIVGLLLLSLAGVVLAIRIYTRVKISNGFGHDDVLICLAYVPAVAFVVLQAIGHFRLDTDRHTWDVRPELVMLSLQVGLAEQILFALATGFTKLSILALLYRVAACSRGRTKHVVFVLSGVVTLDTIVFVLVTIFQCSPISDIWTVALGPQRCINQGLHVIVASIINTILDFLIVFVPVKMVLGIQLPLPQRLTILLLFAGGLLVCIAGSVRTYLTWVMVTSPDGDITWRLYDTRFPGAVELFLGIICASAAATKPFFARYFPRLRILEKPSAADSDSKPNRPSHQANKSQQSGYLPTNDKNHFLPNLNKPLPSPPTNAGVTRHDVQPIHPGGI; via the exons ATGCGGATCACAGCAGAGATAACTGCTTCCTGGCCTCCATCGAATCATGTTGATCCAGAAACTCGCGGGCCGAGCAACATCATTGTCGGGTTACTTCTGTTGAGTTTAGCAGGGGTTGTTCTCGCCATACGAATCTATACACGCGTGAAGATATCCAACGGCTTCGGTCACGACGACGTGCTGATCTGCCTTGCATAC GTACCCGCGGTGGCCTTTGTGGTGCTCCAGGCCATAGGTCACTTCAGACTCGACACAGATCGTCACACGTGGGATGTACGCCCTGAActggtgatgctgagttTGCAGGTTGG CCTTGCAGAGCAGATTCTCTTTGCCCTGGCAACAGGGTTCACCAAGCTTTCCATTCTCGCTCTCCTCTACAGAGTAGCTGCTTGCTCGAGGGGCCGGACCAAGCACGTTGTGTTTGTCCTATCCGGGGTGGTAACACTCGATACAATTGTGTTTGTGCTCGTGACGATATTCCAATGCTC ACCCATATCCGACATCTGGACAGTCGCTCTTGGGCCACAGCGCTGCATCAACCAAGGGCTTCACGTTATTGTTGCCAGTAttatcaacaccatcctggacttcctcatcgtcttcgtccccgtcaagatggtgttgggtATTCAGTTGCCTCTCCCCCAACGTCTCACGATTCTTTTACTTTTTGCAGGTGGATTGCTCGTCTGCATCGCTGGCTCAGTCAGGACCTATCTCACCTGGGTAATGGTCACCAGTCCGGATGGTGATATTACTTGGCGTCTGTACGACACCAGGTTTCCAGGCGCAGTCGAGCTTTTTCTTGGTATC ATTTGCGCCTCGGCCGCAGCCACCAAACCATTCTTCGCACGCTACTTTCCACGACTCCGGATATTGGAGAAACCGTCTGCTGCTGATTCTGACAGCAAACCTAATCGACCTTCTCATCAAGCGAACAAGAGCCAGCAGTCGGGGTACTTACCTACCAATGACAAGAACCATTTTCTCCCTAACCTAAACAAACCATTACCGAGCCCACCTACGAATGCG GGCGTTACAAGACACGACGTTCAACCAATCCATCCTGGCGGTATATGA
- the RPL10A_2 gene encoding 60S ribosomal protein L10A (EggNog:ENOG503NUHC; COG:J; BUSCO:EOG09264LBC), translating into MSKISVAGVRQHVAELLEYSNETKKRNFLETVELQIGLKNYDPQRDKRFSGTVKLPTVPRPNMSICILGDQYDIDRAKHGGVDAMSADDLKKLNKNKKLIKKLARKYDAFVASDTLIKQIPRLLGPGLSKAGKFPTPVSHSDDLSARITEVKSTVKFQLKKVLCMGVAVGNVGMTQEQLIANIMLAINYLVSLLKKGWQNVGSLTIKATMSPPRRLY; encoded by the exons ATGTCCAAGATCTCCGTCG CCGGTGTGCGTCAGCACGTCGCTGAACTCCTCGAGTACAGCAATGAGACCAAGAAGCGTAACTTCTTGGAGACTGTCGA GCTCCAGATCGGTCTCAAGAACTACGACCCCCAGCGTGACAAGCGTTTCTCCGGCACTGTCAAGCTCCCCACCGTCCCCCGCCCCAACATGAGCATCTGCATCTTGGGTGACCAGTACGATATCGATCGTGCGAAGCACGGCGGTGTTGACGCCATGAGCGCCGACGatctcaagaagctcaacaagaacaagaagctcATTAAGAAGCTCGCCCGCAAGTACGATGCCTTCGTTGCTTCCGACACCCTCATCAAGCAGATTCCCCGTCTGTTGGGTCCCGGTCTCTCCAAGG CTGGCAAGTTCCCTACCCCCGTCTCCCACAGCGATGATCTCTCCGCCAGAATCACCGAGGTCAAGTCCACCGTCAAGTTCCAGCTCAAGAAGGTTCTTTGCATGGGTGTTGCCGTTGGCAACGTTGGCATGACCCAGGAGCAGCTGATTGCCAACATCATGTTGGCCATCAACTacctcgtctccctcctcaagaagGGCTGGCAGAACGTTGGTAGCCTTACCATCAAGGCTACCATGtctcctccccgccgcctctACTAA
- the NPY1 gene encoding NADH pyrophosphatase (COG:L; EggNog:ENOG503NY2X) gives MLLFLSPRTRTRFLKLTQSTTTTLTFRYAHTERRSPSPASLLASSISKYKPAKMAATTATPDLPILPPEDSHLTAKFGRETANYFSGSPLNRLSFLRTDHAFLAPAFKHPSASFLLLDSLAPLVKKDDTTQLAFVSLGEIRDGLGGEDIFEKTEEELVREFNSEDEERIVVFLGMDERGVLGGHGGQQGGERFRYKDFEGVPYFAVDVSRWEGKEGLSEKLEKERGAMFYGGGPRHMGLVAGQAAMYGYARALVDWNARTPFCAQCGQRTLSVNAGTKRVCPPTDRGVERKACATRGTVSNHSFPRTDPTVIMAIVSADGSKVLLGRQRRWPKYWYSTLAGFQEPGESIEEAVRREVWEESGVQVGRVVLHSSQPWPFPASLMIGAVGQALPGEGEKIYLGHDAELESAKWFPMDEVKEALAKGTHNMGDEVPKEYVEGALRLPPQTAIANRLINSVVEGWWVASKM, from the coding sequence ATGCTCTTGTTTCTTTCGCCAAGAACCAGGACGAGATTTCTCAAGCTCACACAATCTACCACTACCACGCTCACATTTCGCTACGCACACACAGAACGACgctccccatcaccagcatcacTATTAGCATCATCGATCAGCAAATACAAACCCGCCAAAATGGCCGCCACTACCGCCACGCCCGACCTGCCCATCCTGCCTCCCGAGGACAGCCACCTCACGGCCAAGTTTGGCAGGGAGACGGCCAACTACTTTTCCGGGTCACCGCTCAACAGGCTTTCCTTTCTTCGGACTGACCATGCTTTTCTCGCGCCGGCGTTCAAGCACCCGTCTGCTAGCTTTTTGCTGTTGGACAGTCTGGCTCcgctggtgaagaaggatgaCACGACTCAGCTGGCGTTTGTTTCGCTGGGGGAGATTAGGGACGGGTtagggggggaggatatttttgagaagacggaggaggagctggtgagggagttcAACAgtgaagatgaagagcggattgttgtttttcttggGATGGATGAGAGGGGTGTTTTGGGTGGTCATGGGGGACAACAGGGTGGGGAGAGGTTTAGGTATaaggattttgagggggtgCCGTATTTTGCGGTTGATGTATCcaggtgggaggggaaggagggattGAGTGAGAAActggaaaaggagagggGTGCGATGTTTTACGGGGGAGGGCCGAGGCATATGGGGCTTGTGGCTGGTCAGGCGGCTATGTATGGGTATGCGAGGGCGTTGGTTGATTGGAATGCGAGGACGCCGTTTTGTGCGCAGTGTGGGCAGAGGACGTTGAGTGTGAATGCGGGGACGAAGAGGGTTTGTCCGCCTACTGataggggggtggagaggaaggcttGTGCGACGAGGGGGACGGTGAGTAACCACTCTTTTCCCAGGACGGATCCGACGGTTATTATGGCGATTGTTAGTGCGGATGGGTCGAAGGTGCTTTTggggaggcagaggaggtggCCGAAGTATTGGTATTCTACACTGGCGGGGTTTCAGGAGCCGGGGGAGAGTATCGAGGAGGCGGTTaggagggaggtttgggaggagagtggggtccaggttgggagggtggtgctgcatAGTAGTCAGCCGTGGCCTTTTCCGGCGAGTTTGATGAttggggctgttgggcaGGCGCTtcctggggagggggagaagatttATCTGGGACATGATGCTGAGTTGGAGAGCGCGAAGTGGTTTCCTATGGATGAGGTTAAGGAGGCATTGGCGAAGGGGACACATAATATGGGGGATGAGGTGCCGAAGGAGTATGTTGAGGGGGCGTTGAGGTTGCCGCCGCAGACGGCGATTGCGAATAGGTTGATTAattcggtggtggaggggtggtgggttgcgTCGAAGATGTAG